One Janthinobacterium sp. J1-1 genomic region harbors:
- a CDS encoding type VI secretion system Vgr family protein, with protein MNFFDGDSIALAALLGDMQGDRLLRLHFPQGDAPAGALLLANALDGSESLSRDFSYVVEVLSDNASIPLTALMGKMVSIELVREDGSLRYFNGHVFEFRFLRTDGGFAFYEMVLEPWLSHLRLRHNNVAFHGKTVADLTELVFNDYLMRDYKLAAGGPDPLITYICQYRESDHNLLHRHWEQLGWHYRYEHRRDGHTLWLSDDTTSGQSIDGELSSMPFQHQAGSLEDDGVHDWSPVRRMAPGKMTVASFNFKNPRSARASGDSLNRQGAVPQLEVYENTGSYGFKNIDDGELLAKRRMEEIDAQGQLYQAQGNDRTAQPGRWFTLSGHFDGGAGKAATEYLIVSVHHHASNNYQQGRQATSHYSNSFTCLPRDTPWRPGRHFHSHQVRIDGVQTATVVGPPGEEIHTDGYGRVKVQFQWDRLGTFDDKSSP; from the coding sequence ATGAACTTCTTCGACGGCGACTCAATCGCACTGGCTGCGCTGCTCGGCGACATGCAGGGCGACCGATTGCTGCGCCTGCACTTTCCGCAAGGCGACGCGCCCGCCGGCGCCCTGCTGCTGGCCAATGCGCTCGACGGCAGTGAAAGCCTGTCGCGCGATTTTTCCTATGTGGTGGAAGTGCTGTCCGATAACGCCTCCATCCCGCTGACGGCGCTGATGGGCAAGATGGTCAGCATCGAACTGGTGCGCGAAGACGGCAGCTTGCGCTACTTCAATGGCCATGTGTTCGAGTTCCGCTTCCTGCGCACCGACGGCGGCTTCGCCTTTTACGAGATGGTGCTGGAACCCTGGCTCAGCCATTTGCGCCTGCGCCACAACAACGTGGCCTTCCACGGCAAGACCGTGGCGGACCTGACGGAACTGGTCTTCAACGACTACCTGATGCGCGACTACAAGCTGGCCGCCGGCGGCCCCGACCCGCTCATCACATACATCTGCCAGTACCGCGAAAGCGACCACAACCTGCTGCACCGCCACTGGGAGCAACTGGGCTGGCACTACCGCTATGAACACCGGCGCGACGGCCATACCCTGTGGCTGTCTGACGATACGACGAGCGGCCAGTCCATCGATGGCGAGCTCAGCAGCATGCCCTTCCAGCACCAGGCCGGCAGTCTGGAAGACGATGGCGTGCACGACTGGAGCCCGGTGCGGCGCATGGCGCCCGGCAAGATGACGGTCGCCAGTTTCAACTTCAAGAACCCGCGCAGCGCCCGCGCCAGCGGCGACTCGCTGAACCGGCAAGGCGCCGTGCCGCAGCTGGAAGTGTATGAAAACACCGGCAGCTACGGCTTTAAAAATATCGACGATGGCGAGCTGCTGGCCAAACGCCGCATGGAGGAGATCGACGCCCAGGGCCAGTTATACCAGGCGCAAGGCAACGATCGCACGGCCCAGCCCGGCCGCTGGTTCACCCTCAGCGGCCATTTCGATGGCGGCGCCGGCAAGGCGGCCACCGAATATCTGATCGTTTCCGTGCACCATCACGCCAGCAATAACTACCAGCAGGGCCGCCAGGCCACCTCGCACTACAGCAACAGTTTTACCTGCCTGCCGCGCGACACGCCATGGCGCCCGGGCCGCCATTTTCACAGCCATCAGGTGCGCATCGACGGGGTGCAAACGGCCACCGTGGTCGGCCCGCCCGGCGAGGAAATCCATACCGACGGCTACGGCCGGGTCAAGGTGCAGTTCCAATGGGACCGTCTGGGCACCTTCGACGACAAGAGCTCGCCGTAG
- a CDS encoding type IV toxin-antitoxin system AbiEi family antitoxin, whose translation MSISEKNLVASLTQALNNVGIEVEQTMFELEHEGRRLDCLMHIVSPHGRRRLAVELLRQAYPRDVRDAAWRLQGFMKANDEASDIILMVAAEHLSEGAKDDLRHHQMAYFEASGTFYLRHQEWLIDIQRPSKPASRRGTLALFTDAREQVILTLLVEHRNFRSGLELAEMSRTSTYTVSTVLAELERREWIESEGSGRTLRRRLSRPGELLDAWAAAWKQRKDTKTKWHCYASNPATLLDQLAEKIDTVALEGSVFTGAAAANRVVPHLTRTDTIEIIIPPGEAGYYEAAFRMKPVDKGGNVTLIERDGVSTMFASKDPSSEALLANPFILYLDLLDGKGRNKELAEQLRLQTLGI comes from the coding sequence ATGTCGATATCAGAGAAAAATCTTGTGGCATCGCTCACGCAGGCCTTGAACAACGTCGGTATCGAGGTTGAACAAACCATGTTCGAACTGGAACATGAAGGCAGGCGACTGGATTGCCTCATGCATATTGTCTCGCCACACGGTCGCCGACGACTTGCCGTTGAACTGCTGCGCCAAGCATATCCGAGAGATGTGCGCGATGCCGCATGGCGGCTCCAGGGCTTCATGAAGGCGAACGACGAGGCCAGCGATATCATCCTGATGGTCGCCGCCGAGCACCTCAGTGAAGGCGCGAAGGACGATTTACGGCACCATCAAATGGCGTATTTTGAAGCCAGCGGTACCTTCTATCTAAGGCACCAAGAATGGCTGATCGACATTCAGCGTCCTTCCAAGCCTGCTTCCCGTCGTGGCACACTGGCATTATTCACCGATGCGCGCGAGCAGGTGATCCTCACCTTGCTGGTGGAGCATCGCAACTTCAGGAGCGGGTTAGAACTTGCCGAGATGTCGAGGACCTCTACCTACACTGTGTCCACCGTGCTGGCCGAACTGGAGCGCAGGGAATGGATCGAAAGCGAGGGTAGCGGCCGAACGCTACGCCGCAGGCTCTCCAGGCCGGGCGAGTTGCTCGACGCTTGGGCGGCGGCCTGGAAACAGCGCAAAGACACCAAAACGAAATGGCACTGCTATGCATCCAACCCAGCCACTCTGCTTGACCAGTTGGCTGAAAAAATTGATACCGTTGCGCTTGAAGGCAGCGTCTTTACCGGTGCTGCGGCAGCCAACCGCGTGGTACCGCATCTGACCCGCACCGACACCATTGAGATCATTATTCCTCCCGGCGAGGCCGGATACTATGAGGCCGCGTTCAGGATGAAACCGGTGGACAAGGGCGGCAACGTCACGCTTATTGAGCGTGACGGTGTCAGCACGATGTTTGCAAGCAAAGATCCGTCGTCCGAGGCACTGCTGGCCAATCCGTTTATCCTGTATCTTGACTTGCTCGATGGCAAGGGCAGAAACAAGGAGCTCGCCGAACAACTTCGACTTCAAACATTGGGAATATAG
- a CDS encoding IS6 family transposase: MLNFKGMRFPIDVIFVCIRWYVAYPLSYRHLEEMMEERGVSVDHSSINRWAIRFLPLVEKMARKHKRPVGGSWRMDETYIKVKGVWKYLYRAVDKEGKTVDFLLTAKRDMAAAKRFFDKAMGANGDPDKVAMDKSGANKAAIDAINAGRDVQILVRQVKYLNNIVEQDHRAIKRVTRPMLNFKSFRAAQCVLVGVELMHMIRKGQFAINGADAMSFADQFYALAGKVRPQ, translated from the coding sequence ATGCTCAACTTCAAAGGGATGCGCTTTCCGATCGACGTGATCTTCGTCTGCATCCGCTGGTATGTAGCTTACCCGCTGAGCTACCGACACCTGGAAGAGATGATGGAAGAGCGCGGCGTGTCGGTCGACCATTCGTCGATCAATCGGTGGGCGATTCGTTTCCTGCCCTTGGTCGAGAAGATGGCCCGGAAACACAAGCGCCCAGTCGGTGGCAGCTGGCGCATGGATGAGACCTACATCAAGGTCAAAGGCGTCTGGAAATACCTGTACCGCGCCGTCGATAAGGAGGGAAAGACCGTCGACTTCCTGCTCACGGCCAAACGCGATATGGCTGCGGCGAAGCGCTTCTTCGACAAGGCCATGGGAGCGAACGGCGATCCGGACAAGGTCGCGATGGACAAGAGCGGCGCCAACAAGGCGGCGATCGATGCGATCAACGCTGGCCGCGACGTGCAGATCCTGGTGCGCCAAGTCAAATACCTCAACAACATCGTCGAACAGGACCATCGCGCCATCAAGCGGGTTACCAGGCCGATGCTCAACTTCAAATCGTTCCGCGCCGCCCAATGCGTGCTCGTCGGCGTCGAGCTCATGCACATGATCCGCAAGGGGCAGTTCGCAATCAACGGAGCCGATGCGATGTCGTTTGCCGACCAATTTTATGCGCTGGCGGGCAAGGTCCGTCCGCAGTGA
- a CDS encoding tyrosine-type recombinase/integrase, translating into MTGLTPYSHGAGQMTVAAPQPVHSLGPVADDWEAINVWLAAVADNSRSGSNETLRTYRYHLAKLRWYCERELGRPPSTWTLQDVKAFRDYLAQLPASSLRTINIVPGAPDYSPFQKQPGVSTQSDIMRFTKAMFSALHRTGYLRLDPMALVQAPKQRRLDKKRAVGDDLFDLVLQVMAEAPRPTQKDHQIYLRDCFIFICLRESGLRASELIGAKMDAVGLLYNPNSGNTYWAMTVKAETAKGGKQRTVPVSVAFLEAFIAYRRAFGLDPMPGPSTQQYGLVLSVRTKKREIGSRIKSASDRRLFGEWRDVGSRQGLHGIIKGRIRDAVLLLEQAGDAASAAHLDRVSAHWLRHTFAMTALLSGQDLRSVATSLGHASVDTTMGYTEQDAIDLIESWERETPGRVARAGPADGIK; encoded by the coding sequence ATGACCGGACTGACCCCCTATTCCCACGGCGCCGGCCAAATGACGGTTGCCGCCCCTCAGCCGGTGCACAGCCTGGGGCCGGTCGCAGACGACTGGGAAGCGATCAATGTGTGGCTGGCCGCGGTGGCCGACAACAGCAGAAGCGGTTCCAATGAAACGCTCAGAACCTACCGCTACCATCTGGCCAAGCTGCGCTGGTATTGTGAACGCGAACTGGGACGCCCGCCGTCAACCTGGACCCTGCAAGATGTCAAAGCCTTCCGCGACTACCTGGCACAACTGCCTGCTTCGTCCTTGCGTACTATCAATATCGTACCTGGTGCCCCGGACTACTCACCGTTTCAGAAGCAGCCCGGCGTCAGCACCCAGTCCGACATCATGCGCTTTACCAAGGCGATGTTCAGTGCCCTGCATCGTACCGGCTATCTGCGCCTCGATCCCATGGCGCTCGTCCAAGCGCCGAAGCAGCGCCGCTTGGACAAAAAACGCGCCGTGGGGGATGATTTGTTTGACCTGGTGCTGCAGGTGATGGCGGAGGCGCCGCGGCCGACCCAGAAAGACCATCAGATTTACCTGCGCGACTGCTTCATCTTCATTTGCCTGCGCGAGTCGGGACTGAGGGCGTCGGAACTCATCGGGGCGAAAATGGATGCCGTCGGGTTGCTGTACAACCCCAACAGCGGCAACACCTATTGGGCCATGACGGTCAAGGCAGAGACGGCCAAGGGCGGCAAACAGCGCACGGTACCGGTGAGCGTGGCGTTCCTGGAAGCTTTTATTGCCTACCGGCGCGCGTTCGGGCTGGACCCGATGCCCGGGCCGAGCACCCAGCAGTATGGGCTTGTACTGTCAGTGCGCACCAAAAAAAGGGAGATCGGGAGCAGGATCAAGAGCGCGTCGGACCGGCGGCTGTTTGGTGAATGGCGCGACGTGGGGAGCCGGCAAGGACTTCACGGCATCATCAAAGGCCGGATACGGGATGCAGTCCTTCTGCTGGAGCAGGCCGGCGATGCCGCGAGCGCGGCACACCTGGATCGGGTATCGGCACACTGGTTGCGGCATACGTTCGCGATGACGGCGCTTTTGTCGGGGCAGGATCTGCGTAGCGTGGCCACGTCACTGGGGCATGCGAGTGTCGACACGACGATGGGCTACACGGAGCAGGATGCGATCGACCTGATCGAGAGTTGGGAGCGAGAAACGCCAGGCCGCGTGGCCCGTGCGGGCCCGGCCGATGGAATCAAGTGA
- a CDS encoding type II toxin-antitoxin system RelE/ParE family toxin produces the protein MPIQSFACPDTQALFTTGRSRRFVNIKNVAERKLAQLDAAPSVNFMKAPPGNDLKEYDGAWHVRINDQWRLTFKWGDSGPYEVLIEDPH, from the coding sequence ATGCCAATTCAATCCTTCGCTTGTCCCGACACGCAAGCCCTGTTCACCACAGGCAGGAGTCGCCGATTCGTCAACATTAAGAACGTAGCCGAGCGCAAGCTGGCCCAGCTCGACGCGGCTCCCTCGGTGAATTTCATGAAGGCGCCGCCGGGTAACGACCTGAAAGAGTACGACGGCGCTTGGCATGTGCGGATTAACGACCAGTGGCGTCTGACCTTCAAGTGGGGTGATAGCGGCCCTTATGAAGTGCTGATCGAAGACCCACACTGA
- a CDS encoding HigA family addiction module antitoxin yields the protein MFKNGMRPIHPGEILVEDYIKPMGVSVRAVSLALHVPYSRLSEITKGERGVSADTALRLERYFGSEAQGWLNLQSAYDLRMAEISAGKAIAKAIKPLALA from the coding sequence ATGTTCAAAAATGGTATGCGTCCTATCCACCCCGGCGAAATTTTGGTGGAGGACTACATTAAGCCCATGGGCGTCAGCGTGCGCGCTGTGTCTCTGGCCCTGCACGTTCCGTACTCTCGCCTCAGCGAGATCACCAAAGGTGAGCGCGGCGTCTCCGCTGATACGGCACTTCGCTTGGAGCGCTATTTTGGCAGTGAGGCTCAAGGATGGTTGAATCTCCAAAGTGCGTATGACCTGCGTATGGCCGAGATATCGGCTGGCAAAGCCATCGCCAAAGCGATCAAGCCGCTTGCATTGGCATAG
- a CDS encoding IS3 family transposase (programmed frameshift): MERAVRMVQEAGSEYESQWAAITSIAAKIGCTAETLRRWVRQRERDTGQREGTTTAESERLKALEREVKELRKANEILRLASAFFGPGGARPSLQIVRTFIDQHRQAYGVEPICKVLQVAPSGYWRYAAQRRNPALRCARAKSDEVLTPQIERIWQANMQVYGAEKVWRQLRREGIEAARCTVERLMRRAGLRGVMRGKVVKTTIGNAAAPCPLDRVNRQFKAQRPNQLWVSDFTYVSTWQGFVYVAFVIDVFARRIVGWRVSSSMRTDFVLDALEQALYARQPERDDALIHHSDRGSQYVSIRYSERLAEAGVEPSVGSKGDSYDNALAETINGLYKAELIHRRAPWKTREAVELATLEWVTWFNHHRLLEPLGYIPPAEAEANYYRQLSGQAMSPDSHQTAS; encoded by the exons ATGGAGCGCGCCGTGCGCATGGTCCAAGAGGCCGGCAGCGAGTACGAGTCGCAGTGGGCCGCCATCACATCCATCGCAGCCAAGATAGGCTGTACCGCCGAAACTTTGCGTCGCTGGGTCCGCCAACGTGAGCGCGACACCGGCCAGCGTGAGGGTACCACCACCGCCGAAAGCGAGCGCCTCAAAGCGCTGGAGCGAGAAGTTAAAGAGCTGCGCAAGGCGAATGAAATCCTGCGCCTGGCCAGCGCGTTTTTCG GCCCAGGCGGAGCTCGACCGTCGCTTCAAATCGTGAGAACGTTCATTGACCAGCACCGCCAAGCGTACGGGGTCGAGCCGATTTGCAAAGTCTTGCAGGTTGCCCCGTCCGGCTACTGGCGTTACGCCGCGCAGCGGCGCAATCCGGCTTTGCGCTGTGCCCGCGCAAAGAGTGATGAGGTGTTGACCCCTCAAATTGAACGCATCTGGCAAGCCAACATGCAGGTCTACGGTGCCGAAAAAGTCTGGCGACAGCTGCGTCGCGAAGGCATTGAGGCCGCCCGGTGCACTGTCGAACGCTTGATGCGCCGCGCCGGCCTGCGCGGTGTGATGCGGGGCAAGGTCGTCAAGACCACCATCGGCAATGCGGCCGCACCTTGCCCGCTGGATCGGGTCAACCGTCAGTTCAAAGCACAGCGGCCCAATCAACTGTGGGTGTCCGATTTCACCTACGTCTCGACCTGGCAAGGCTTTGTCTATGTGGCCTTTGTGATTGATGTCTTTGCCCGGCGTATCGTGGGCTGGCGCGTGAGCAGTTCGATGCGCACCGACTTCGTCTTGGATGCCTTGGAACAGGCGCTGTACGCCCGCCAACCCGAGCGTGACGATGCCTTGATTCATCATAGCGACAGGGGCTCGCAATACGTTTCCATTCGCTACAGCGAGCGCCTGGCCGAAGCCGGGGTTGAGCCCTCTGTGGGCAGTAAGGGCGACAGTTACGACAACGCGTTGGCCGAGACCATAAACGGCCTGTACAAGGCAGAGCTGATACATCGCCGAGCTCCCTGGAAGACACGCGAGGCCGTCGAACTGGCGACGCTGGAATGGGTGACCTGGTTCAATCATCATCGCTTACTCGAACCGCTTGGCTATATACCGCCGGCCGAAGCTGAGGCAAACTACTATCGACAACTTTCCGGGCAGGCCATGTCGCCTGACTCACACCAAACGGCCTCCTAA
- a CDS encoding IS3 family transposase (programmed frameshift), with amino-acid sequence MTRSTTYTPELREEAVKLVLTQGLTLEDAALRLTIPKGTLANWVSAARRGTSPKVAPGSRSVPELEAEVTKLRKELAEARMERDIVKKGGSVLCAGVAAKYAVMKTLRLEFPVTIMCRVFGVSRSGFYAWANGKPSQRAQDDARLKVAIEAVHAQSRQTYGPLRMQPELTAQGFPAGRDRIVRLRRELALRCKQKRKFKATTNSNHDLPVADNLLNQTFAPTRPNEAWVTDITYVATGEGWLYLAGIKDVFTCELVGYAMDERMTQTLTATALWKAVRNKRPAPGLIHHSDRGSQYCAHDYQKLVTQFGMKPSMSRRGNCYDNAPMESFWGSLKNELVHHQRYATRADAKAAIQEYIESFYNRQRRHSRLGNVPPALFAEKFSKQPRVA; translated from the exons ATGACACGCTCAACAACATACACACCGGAGCTTCGGGAAGAAGCGGTAAAACTGGTCCTGACACAAGGCCTGACGCTGGAAGACGCCGCGTTGCGTCTCACCATTCCCAAGGGCACGCTAGCGAACTGGGTCAGTGCGGCAAGGCGCGGCACGTCGCCCAAAGTAGCCCCTGGTAGCCGCTCCGTGCCGGAGCTTGAGGCTGAGGTAACCAAGCTGCGCAAAGAGCTTGCCGAGGCACGCATGGAGCGCGATATCGTAAAAAAAG GCGGCAGCGTACTTTGCGCGGGAGTCGCTGCCAAGTACGCGGTCATGAAGACCTTGCGACTCGAATTTCCTGTCACCATCATGTGCCGCGTCTTTGGCGTCTCGCGCAGCGGTTTCTACGCTTGGGCGAACGGCAAACCGTCGCAGCGGGCGCAGGACGACGCACGCCTGAAGGTCGCCATCGAGGCCGTGCACGCGCAGAGCCGGCAGACTTATGGCCCGTTGCGCATGCAGCCGGAACTGACGGCGCAAGGCTTTCCGGCCGGCCGTGATCGTATCGTCCGTCTGCGTCGCGAGCTCGCCCTGCGCTGCAAGCAAAAGCGCAAGTTCAAGGCCACCACGAACTCGAATCATGACCTGCCGGTGGCCGACAACCTGCTCAATCAGACTTTCGCGCCGACCCGGCCGAACGAAGCCTGGGTGACCGACATCACCTATGTGGCGACCGGCGAGGGCTGGCTTTACCTGGCCGGTATCAAGGACGTGTTCACCTGCGAGCTGGTGGGCTACGCGATGGACGAGCGCATGACGCAAACGCTGACGGCAACAGCACTGTGGAAGGCCGTGCGCAACAAACGCCCCGCGCCGGGCTTGATTCACCACTCCGACCGTGGCAGTCAGTATTGCGCCCACGACTATCAGAAACTGGTGACGCAGTTCGGCATGAAGCCGTCCATGTCGCGCCGAGGAAACTGCTATGACAACGCGCCCATGGAAAGCTTCTGGGGCAGCCTGAAAAACGAGCTGGTGCACCATCAACGTTACGCGACCCGGGCCGACGCGAAAGCCGCAATACAGGAATATATCGAAAGCTTTTACAACCGCCAGCGACGCCATTCGCGCCTTGGCAATGTTCCGCCCGCGTTGTTCGCTGAA